The following are from one region of the Mycolicibacterium helvum genome:
- a CDS encoding extracellular solute-binding protein: MLDQHPWTEAVKTKLADFESATGIKVDAQSYAEDLYFDKLDQAVRTPDAPDVVMTGLDTNLATLQAAGLVEPLTPMINNASLTASGYDLADFPKGIVEPATLPSGDSNAALYGVPISTETYILFYNKDLVGKYLGGKVPATMADLIAGAKLITEQGNGEVFGSVVRGVRATSIVDTPTAMVFNEWPATNPPITLPYNVYFNGAWNKPRMTDPAIRQGLDDYAQLIAAGPPNKFALDWSDASALFSQGKAAFYLDASVFGPNFEKPDQSAIVGKVGYAPLPPAAKGGTSGLWSWALSIPSASHNKGAAWLFTQWFTDKQRTAEIGAATGGAPRQSSTDMPVYTSAFVPEYVSAVKQSLATARPTAVIKEDADPALLVIVDAVLAMAQGKDPSAVMTDAQTKMASLYP; this comes from the coding sequence ATGCTTGACCAACATCCGTGGACCGAGGCCGTCAAGACGAAGCTGGCGGACTTCGAGAGCGCGACGGGCATCAAGGTCGACGCCCAGTCCTATGCCGAGGACCTCTACTTCGACAAGCTCGATCAGGCCGTCCGCACACCCGACGCTCCGGACGTGGTCATGACCGGACTCGACACCAATCTTGCGACGCTGCAAGCAGCCGGTCTGGTGGAGCCCCTCACCCCGATGATCAACAACGCGTCGCTGACGGCCTCCGGCTACGACCTGGCAGACTTCCCGAAGGGCATCGTCGAGCCCGCGACCCTACCCTCCGGCGACTCCAACGCGGCCCTATACGGAGTACCGATCTCGACTGAGACCTACATCCTTTTCTACAACAAGGATCTCGTCGGGAAGTACCTCGGCGGCAAGGTTCCCGCGACGATGGCTGACCTGATCGCGGGGGCCAAACTCATTACCGAGCAAGGAAACGGTGAGGTATTCGGTTCGGTCGTCCGCGGTGTTCGGGCCACCTCCATCGTCGACACCCCGACCGCGATGGTGTTCAACGAGTGGCCTGCGACCAACCCTCCCATCACACTGCCGTACAACGTCTATTTCAACGGCGCCTGGAACAAGCCGCGGATGACCGATCCGGCGATCCGGCAAGGGCTTGACGACTATGCCCAGTTGATCGCCGCGGGGCCACCCAACAAATTCGCCCTGGACTGGTCGGATGCGAGCGCTCTGTTCAGCCAGGGCAAAGCCGCCTTCTACCTTGACGCCAGTGTCTTTGGACCGAACTTCGAGAAGCCCGACCAGTCGGCCATCGTCGGCAAAGTGGGCTACGCCCCCCTACCGCCGGCCGCCAAGGGCGGAACCAGCGGACTGTGGAGTTGGGCGTTGTCGATCCCCTCTGCGAGTCACAACAAGGGTGCGGCATGGCTCTTCACCCAGTGGTTCACCGACAAGCAGCGCACTGCTGAGATCGGCGCGGCCACCGGTGGGGCGCCGCGGCAATCCTCAACCGACATGCCGGTCTACACATCGGCTTTCGTGCCGGAATACGTCAGCGCGGTGAAACAGTCACTCGCTACAGCACGGCCCACGGCAGTCATCAAGGAAGACGCCGACCCTGCCCTACTCGTCATCGTCGACGCGGTTCTGGCGATGGCTCAAGGCAAGGATCCCTCGGCCGTCATGACCGACGCTCAGACCAAGATGGCCTCCCTCTATCCGTGA
- a CDS encoding GntR family transcriptional regulator gives MIEAMIREQGLQPGDKLPSTAELAEMAKVSVISVRRALDELAHQQKITRHQGVGTFVAPHRITSELTRSGSLLQMMRGPAGEVELHTDLVSVLVGLAGDQHAIALGVQSGSPVWEVTRVRRVGATPKVLERAVLPLAVVPSLDQEHLAAGGSLYDFLRDQYGLSDDLVEQAMEVVEPSAWEREHLNLTGRDDVVRIRGTSIRADGVVFDSFQQTYLAHDFVFYVSASSRSRLIEPRDDKFWAVQPLGPTARSVN, from the coding sequence ATGATCGAAGCCATGATCCGGGAGCAGGGTTTGCAACCGGGCGATAAGCTCCCGAGCACGGCCGAGCTGGCTGAGATGGCCAAAGTCAGCGTCATCTCGGTGCGCCGCGCCCTCGACGAATTGGCGCATCAACAGAAGATCACCCGCCACCAGGGTGTTGGTACGTTCGTTGCGCCGCATCGCATCACGAGCGAACTGACGCGGTCGGGAAGTCTGCTGCAAATGATGCGAGGGCCGGCCGGCGAGGTTGAGTTGCATACCGACCTGGTCAGCGTGCTCGTCGGGCTCGCCGGAGATCAGCATGCAATTGCACTGGGGGTGCAATCGGGATCTCCGGTGTGGGAAGTGACTCGGGTTCGCAGGGTCGGCGCCACTCCTAAGGTGCTGGAGCGGGCCGTTTTGCCGCTGGCCGTGGTCCCCTCGCTTGATCAAGAGCACCTGGCGGCCGGCGGATCGCTCTACGACTTCCTGCGTGACCAGTACGGCCTCAGTGACGACCTCGTCGAGCAAGCGATGGAGGTCGTCGAGCCGAGCGCGTGGGAGCGTGAACACCTGAACTTGACCGGTCGCGACGACGTCGTGCGGATCAGGGGTACGAGCATCCGTGCCGACGGCGTCGTGTTCGACAGCTTCCAACAGACCTACTTGGCACACGATTTCGTGTTCTATGTTTCTGCATCGTCGCGGTCGCGGCTCATCGAGCCACGTGACGACAAATTCTGGGCTGTCCAGCCGCTAGGCCCGACGGCTCGTTCCGTCAACTGA
- a CDS encoding ABC transporter permease: MLRYLGQKISYLVLTLVAVVATNFVLFHLMPGDPVTHIARGQHLDADAIARLRSYYGLDQPMASQFLTYLQNLIKGDLGFSYTYQAAVGPIVVKALANTLILVTISTLLVIILGVLIGVFAASRRGSRTDGGLVIGSLVFWSLPTFWVGMLLIFVFAVSLGWFPIAGMYTADALYPTVFTRIADLGRHLVLPTIAMVLVDIAQFVLITRSSLLATLSEDYMTTARAKGLTPRRVLWRHGVRNALLPVVTATTLYASATVGGTIQVETVFSWPGMGQLIYLSVIRRDYPVMEACFLIFAVVVVLANFASDLLYRILDPRVRLT, translated from the coding sequence ATGCTCCGGTACCTCGGCCAGAAGATCTCCTACCTGGTCCTCACGCTCGTTGCGGTGGTGGCGACGAATTTCGTTCTCTTCCATCTGATGCCGGGAGATCCGGTGACTCATATCGCACGCGGTCAGCACCTGGATGCCGACGCGATCGCACGGCTGCGCAGCTACTACGGACTCGATCAGCCCATGGCGTCGCAGTTCCTCACGTATCTGCAGAACCTCATCAAAGGTGACCTCGGCTTCTCCTATACCTATCAGGCCGCCGTCGGGCCGATCGTGGTGAAAGCCCTTGCCAACACGCTGATCCTGGTGACGATCTCCACGCTCTTGGTGATCATCCTCGGTGTGCTGATCGGTGTGTTCGCCGCGTCCCGGCGCGGCTCACGCACCGACGGGGGACTGGTGATCGGATCGTTGGTGTTCTGGAGCCTGCCTACGTTCTGGGTCGGCATGCTGCTGATATTCGTCTTCGCCGTTTCACTCGGCTGGTTCCCGATCGCCGGGATGTACACCGCTGACGCGCTCTACCCCACGGTGTTCACCCGAATCGCCGACCTGGGACGCCATCTCGTGTTGCCCACGATCGCCATGGTCCTGGTCGACATCGCTCAGTTCGTCCTGATCACCCGCAGTTCACTGCTGGCGACCCTGTCCGAGGACTACATGACCACAGCCCGGGCCAAAGGCCTGACCCCGCGGCGGGTGCTCTGGCGGCACGGCGTCCGCAATGCGCTGCTGCCGGTGGTGACCGCCACCACGCTGTACGCCAGCGCAACTGTCGGCGGCACAATCCAGGTGGAAACGGTGTTCTCCTGGCCCGGTATGGGGCAGTTGATCTACTTGTCGGTCATCCGGCGGGACTATCCGGTGATGGAAGCCTGCTTCCTGATCTTCGCGGTGGTCGTCGTGTTGGCCAACTTCGCCAGCGATCTGCTCTACCGGATCCTTGATCCACGGGTTCGGCTGACATGA
- a CDS encoding aspartate aminotransferase family protein: MFERARRTVPGGAGSTARLPRNGWRPYPLFITQGRGSRITDVDGNEYVDYLLGLGPMILGHRHPDITRAVSAAIDELGTCFGLPYELEIEAAEKVVAAVPSVEQVRFTNSGSEAVGTAVRLARATTGRRLIVRFEGHYHGWQDTVYWSNHVDPALAGPADSPRPVAMGPGVPAELESTLAVLTWNDADLFTQFMAQRGHEVAAVLTEPAVFNTGCILPEPGYLELLRSETHKYGAMLIFDEVITGFRFARGGAQEWFGVNPDLTTFAKGLGGGFPVAAVGGSADAMRLVADGTYSHSGTYNANVVQCAAVSATMDALAEPGLYERARARGTRLAEGLSVLAADHGLDAYVEGLGTVFQLWFADAPIRNWRDAVTHADEALFTRWYQEMVVRGVLFHPLQFENLFVSLVHTDEDIDETLTAAADALSVIAKERQSPGLA; this comes from the coding sequence ATGTTTGAGCGAGCACGGCGCACCGTACCGGGGGGAGCCGGCAGCACAGCGCGACTCCCCCGCAACGGTTGGCGGCCGTACCCGCTCTTCATCACCCAGGGGCGCGGATCGCGCATCACCGACGTGGACGGCAACGAGTACGTCGATTACCTCCTGGGACTGGGGCCGATGATCCTCGGGCACCGCCACCCCGATATCACCCGCGCCGTGTCAGCCGCCATCGACGAACTCGGCACCTGCTTCGGGCTGCCCTACGAACTCGAGATCGAAGCTGCCGAGAAGGTTGTCGCCGCCGTTCCCAGCGTTGAACAGGTTCGCTTCACCAACTCAGGTTCCGAGGCGGTCGGCACCGCGGTTCGCCTGGCACGAGCGACCACCGGGCGCCGACTCATAGTCCGTTTCGAAGGGCATTATCACGGCTGGCAGGACACGGTTTACTGGTCCAACCACGTTGATCCCGCACTGGCCGGGCCGGCCGACAGCCCGAGACCCGTCGCGATGGGCCCCGGTGTCCCAGCGGAATTGGAGTCGACGCTGGCAGTGCTCACCTGGAACGACGCCGACCTGTTCACTCAGTTCATGGCACAACGAGGCCACGAAGTCGCGGCGGTGTTGACCGAACCCGCAGTTTTCAACACCGGCTGCATCCTGCCCGAACCTGGCTATCTCGAGCTGCTGCGCTCCGAGACTCACAAATACGGCGCAATGCTCATTTTCGACGAGGTGATCACCGGGTTCCGATTTGCGCGGGGCGGAGCTCAGGAGTGGTTCGGGGTCAACCCCGATCTCACCACCTTCGCAAAAGGCCTGGGCGGCGGTTTTCCGGTCGCGGCCGTCGGCGGCAGCGCCGACGCAATGCGGTTGGTGGCTGACGGCACGTATTCGCATTCGGGCACCTACAACGCCAACGTCGTTCAGTGCGCGGCAGTATCCGCCACCATGGACGCGCTCGCCGAGCCCGGACTCTACGAGCGAGCCCGCGCCCGCGGCACCCGACTCGCCGAGGGCCTTTCCGTGTTGGCTGCCGACCACGGCCTCGATGCCTACGTAGAGGGCCTGGGCACCGTATTCCAACTCTGGTTCGCCGACGCTCCCATCCGGAATTGGCGAGATGCCGTCACCCACGCCGATGAAGCGCTGTTCACTCGCTGGTATCAGGAGATGGTCGTACGTGGTGTCCTCTTCCACCCCCTGCAGTTCGAGAACCTTTTCGTGTCGCTCGTACACACCGACGAGGACATCGACGAAACCCTCACTGCGGCAGCCGATGCACTGTCCGTCATCGCCAAGGAGCGCCAAAGCCCTGGGCTGGCTTAA
- a CDS encoding ABC transporter ATP-binding protein, producing the protein MASVTFDRATRTYANAPKPSVAQLDLDIADGEFVVLVGPSGCGKSTSLRMLAGLEEVTDGRILIGTEDVTRVAPKDRDIAMVFQNYALYPHMTVAENMGFALKMAKLSKSDIQRRVTEAAKLLDLEPFLDRKPKSLSGGQRQRVAMGRAIVRQPRVFLMDEPLSNLDAKLRVQTRTQIAQLQRRLATTTVYVTHDQVEAMTMGDRVAVLKDGVLQQFASPRDLYHNPANQFVAGFMGSPAMNLFTLPSQPDGVAIGGYTLPVPRDTARDAGESIVIGIRPEHFELVENGPGISVEIDVVEELGSDAYVYGRAISHNDAPGAGHTLAARVDWRNPPAKGARVVLRTDPKHIYFFSPTDGRRLSGR; encoded by the coding sequence ATGGCATCGGTGACATTCGACCGCGCGACACGTACCTACGCCAACGCCCCGAAACCTTCAGTTGCGCAACTCGACCTCGATATCGCCGATGGCGAGTTCGTCGTGCTGGTGGGTCCGTCGGGCTGCGGAAAATCAACCTCGCTGAGGATGCTGGCAGGCCTCGAGGAAGTCACCGACGGGCGCATCCTGATCGGCACTGAGGACGTCACCCGAGTCGCGCCCAAGGACCGCGACATCGCGATGGTCTTCCAGAACTACGCCCTCTACCCGCACATGACCGTCGCGGAGAACATGGGTTTCGCTCTCAAAATGGCCAAGCTGTCGAAGTCTGACATCCAGCGCCGCGTCACAGAAGCCGCCAAATTGCTTGACCTCGAACCGTTTTTGGATCGCAAGCCCAAATCGCTCTCGGGTGGTCAGCGCCAGCGTGTTGCGATGGGGCGGGCCATTGTCCGACAACCACGGGTCTTTCTGATGGATGAGCCACTGTCGAATCTCGATGCCAAGTTACGGGTACAAACCCGCACGCAGATCGCACAACTCCAGCGGCGCCTGGCGACAACGACTGTCTACGTGACCCATGACCAGGTCGAAGCGATGACCATGGGCGACCGCGTAGCCGTACTCAAAGATGGCGTGCTGCAACAATTCGCCAGCCCCCGCGATCTCTACCACAACCCGGCGAACCAATTCGTCGCCGGATTCATGGGTTCACCTGCCATGAACCTGTTCACGCTGCCGTCCCAGCCCGACGGGGTGGCGATCGGCGGGTACACACTTCCGGTCCCGCGCGATACCGCCCGCGACGCGGGCGAGAGCATTGTCATCGGGATCAGGCCGGAACACTTCGAACTCGTCGAGAACGGCCCGGGCATTTCCGTGGAGATCGACGTGGTCGAGGAACTCGGATCCGACGCATATGTCTACGGGCGAGCCATCTCTCACAACGACGCACCGGGGGCCGGTCACACCTTGGCAGCCCGCGTCGATTGGCGCAATCCCCCGGCCAAGGGAGCACGTGTGGTCCTGCGCACCGACCCGAAGCACATCTATTTCTTCTCCCCCACCGATGGGCGTCGTCTGTCGGGCCGGTAG
- a CDS encoding carbohydrate ABC transporter permease — protein sequence MRDTLTGTDEAAAVGARARDRTDGASITFLGPLLAVLALATLFPLCYAIYLSLFNWNWGSRFSFVGLANYFTVLTSSEYWASLARTGVFTVLAVGSELVLGLVLALAVERAGRNIPWLRTIFIAPLMVSGIVVSMIWKAMLDPTLGVVPWLAARIGIDGVNLLGDSNLALPALAMIDAWWQTGFVFVILQAGLQALPAEPFEAAALDGANYLQRFRYLTLPMITPLLLVVAGIRSIDCLKVFALAFGTTNGGPGQATEFTQMLAYRTAFRAHEMSMGMTMMVVFALLIGAAVVIVLGVRGLRGSRA from the coding sequence GTGAGGGATACGTTGACCGGTACCGATGAGGCAGCCGCCGTCGGCGCGCGTGCCCGCGACCGAACCGACGGAGCGTCAATCACCTTCCTTGGCCCGCTGCTCGCCGTGCTCGCGCTGGCAACGCTGTTCCCCCTTTGTTACGCCATCTACCTGAGCCTCTTCAACTGGAACTGGGGCAGCAGGTTCAGCTTCGTCGGGCTTGCCAACTACTTCACGGTCCTGACCAGTTCGGAGTATTGGGCATCACTTGCCCGAACCGGGGTCTTCACAGTCCTGGCAGTCGGGTCCGAATTGGTACTCGGGCTGGTCCTGGCTCTCGCTGTCGAACGGGCCGGGCGCAACATCCCCTGGCTGCGCACGATCTTCATCGCCCCACTCATGGTGTCAGGCATCGTGGTCTCGATGATCTGGAAGGCCATGCTGGATCCGACGCTGGGCGTCGTCCCCTGGCTGGCAGCACGAATCGGTATCGACGGCGTCAATCTTCTCGGCGACTCCAATCTGGCATTGCCGGCATTGGCGATGATCGATGCCTGGTGGCAAACCGGATTCGTGTTCGTGATCCTGCAGGCGGGCTTGCAGGCTCTTCCTGCGGAACCGTTCGAAGCAGCCGCACTCGACGGCGCGAACTATCTGCAGCGGTTCCGATACCTCACCCTGCCGATGATCACCCCGCTGCTCCTCGTTGTTGCCGGCATCAGGTCGATCGACTGTCTCAAGGTCTTCGCCCTGGCCTTTGGCACGACAAACGGGGGCCCGGGCCAGGCGACCGAATTCACCCAGATGTTGGCGTATCGCACCGCATTCCGGGCGCACGAGATGAGCATGGGCATGACAATGATGGTGGTGTTCGCACTGTTGATCGGCGCCGCCGTAGTCATCGTGCTGGGTGTCCGTGGACTCAGGGGCTCCCGTGCTTAG
- a CDS encoding ABC transporter permease: MTRPLHDPNQEPEPAAAHVAGGWRGVLRQLVADPMGRIGLLTVAVVMLVAILGPLLAPYDRTDVAESRTGILLPPSAAHWLGTDELGRDVLRQVLAGTSVSLEIGLIATLITVLIGTLVGVLAGWFTGFVDAVLMRITDFFLVLPNLPLMIALGAIIGQSLPMIVLVIAITSWPSTARIVRSQALALREREVVARAKTVGLSSAGILWRLILPGVMALVIANAVLVIAGSILAEATLSFLGLGDPARTSWGQILHNAFAAGAVGNGFWWYFLPPGVGIVLVVLAFSLVGQSLERILNPRLAVVE; encoded by the coding sequence ATGACCCGCCCGCTACACGACCCCAACCAGGAACCCGAACCTGCCGCCGCGCACGTGGCGGGCGGATGGCGGGGGGTGCTACGCCAGCTCGTCGCCGACCCGATGGGCCGTATCGGCCTGCTCACCGTCGCCGTCGTCATGCTGGTGGCAATCCTCGGACCGCTCCTCGCACCGTACGACCGTACCGACGTCGCCGAGTCGCGGACCGGAATCCTGTTGCCGCCCAGTGCCGCCCACTGGCTGGGCACCGATGAACTTGGCCGAGACGTGTTGCGTCAGGTCTTGGCCGGCACGTCGGTGTCGCTGGAGATCGGATTGATCGCCACCCTGATCACGGTGCTGATCGGGACGCTGGTCGGGGTGCTGGCGGGCTGGTTCACCGGTTTCGTCGACGCTGTCCTGATGCGCATCACCGATTTTTTCCTGGTGCTGCCCAACCTGCCCTTGATGATTGCGCTCGGGGCAATCATCGGGCAGAGCCTGCCGATGATCGTGCTCGTCATCGCGATCACCAGCTGGCCCAGCACCGCGCGTATCGTTCGCTCCCAAGCTCTCGCGCTACGGGAGCGCGAGGTAGTGGCCCGCGCCAAAACCGTTGGGCTGTCGTCGGCGGGCATCCTGTGGCGCCTGATCCTGCCCGGGGTGATGGCACTGGTCATCGCGAACGCGGTGCTGGTGATCGCCGGGTCGATCCTCGCCGAGGCCACATTGTCGTTCCTCGGCCTCGGCGATCCGGCCCGCACCTCATGGGGCCAGATCCTGCACAACGCCTTCGCGGCCGGCGCGGTGGGCAACGGCTTCTGGTGGTACTTTCTGCCCCCCGGTGTCGGCATTGTGCTGGTGGTGCTGGCCTTCTCGCTGGTCGGGCAGAGCCTGGAACGTATCCTCAACCCGCGGCTGGCGGTGGTCGAATGA
- a CDS encoding ABC transporter ATP-binding protein, protein MSLLSIRNLTVTYGGGVRAVDGVDLDVSAGEVVGLAGESGCGKSTLALAVARLLPHGAVTAADEMVFAGTDLRTVEEAELRTLRWRRLSLVFQGAMNGFNPVMTVGAQIGEAIRAHEPDVTRKAVRLRVAELLTQVGIAAGRAADYPHQLSGGMKQRAMIAMALACRPDLVIADEPTTALDVMTQAQILELIRGLADELGLAMLIISHDLTVLSELCDRVAVMYAGRIVERGTAEEILGSQSQPAHPYTRRLLDCYPRLDAGQASISGIPGSPPDLAHPPVGCRFHDRCAEKLPRCVSDDPAPRLVPGASDHVAACHLVGVSA, encoded by the coding sequence ATGAGCCTGCTGAGCATCCGCAATCTGACCGTCACCTACGGTGGCGGCGTGCGTGCGGTCGACGGTGTCGACCTGGACGTCTCAGCCGGCGAGGTGGTCGGGCTGGCTGGTGAATCCGGCTGCGGGAAAAGCACGCTGGCGCTTGCGGTGGCGCGTTTGCTTCCGCACGGAGCTGTCACGGCCGCCGACGAGATGGTTTTCGCCGGCACCGATCTGCGCACAGTCGAGGAAGCCGAATTGCGGACGCTGCGGTGGCGGCGGCTGTCGCTGGTGTTCCAGGGCGCGATGAACGGCTTCAACCCGGTCATGACAGTCGGTGCTCAAATCGGCGAGGCGATCCGCGCGCATGAGCCGGACGTCACCCGCAAGGCGGTGCGCCTGCGGGTCGCGGAGCTGCTGACCCAGGTCGGTATCGCCGCGGGCCGGGCCGCCGACTATCCCCACCAGCTGTCCGGCGGTATGAAGCAGCGGGCGATGATCGCCATGGCGCTGGCCTGCCGCCCCGATCTGGTGATCGCCGACGAGCCGACGACCGCACTCGACGTCATGACCCAGGCGCAGATCCTCGAGCTGATCCGCGGTCTGGCTGACGAACTGGGGCTTGCCATGCTGATCATCTCCCACGACCTGACCGTGCTGTCCGAGCTGTGTGACCGGGTCGCGGTCATGTACGCCGGGCGGATCGTCGAGCGCGGAACTGCCGAGGAGATCCTGGGTTCCCAATCGCAGCCGGCCCATCCTTACACCCGCCGGTTGCTGGACTGCTATCCCCGCTTGGACGCGGGACAGGCGTCGATCAGTGGAATCCCGGGCAGTCCACCCGATCTCGCGCATCCCCCGGTCGGCTGCCGCTTCCACGACCGCTGCGCCGAGAAGTTACCGCGCTGTGTGAGCGACGATCCGGCCCCGCGTCTGGTGCCTGGCGCCTCCGATCATGTCGCGGCATGTCATCTGGTGGGGGTGTCCGCATGA
- a CDS encoding carbohydrate ABC transporter permease translates to MLSRVASLGKWTFLGMAVLLTLFPLYWTFCIATQDPVATFGEPRFIFTPRFSAFETVWNDQGFIQALGMSALTVGITLVITMVVVIPAAFILTRREVRARTGLLAWLFVAYLFPDFLVAIPLYSVLQSIGLYDTALGLALAYQTAAVPLAMWLMLAFFRALPPELSEAATLDGCSTWRTLRYVSLPLVIPGIATTAIILAVNMWNEVTIALALTSANPTIPILASRYKGYASVHWDQLAAAALLTSAPVLLFAVFVQRYIVRGLTAGIER, encoded by the coding sequence GTGCTTAGCCGCGTCGCATCGCTGGGCAAGTGGACATTCCTGGGAATGGCGGTCCTACTGACCCTCTTCCCCTTGTACTGGACATTTTGCATCGCTACCCAGGATCCGGTGGCGACCTTCGGCGAGCCGCGATTCATCTTCACCCCCCGGTTTTCCGCGTTCGAAACCGTATGGAATGACCAAGGATTCATCCAAGCACTGGGTATGAGCGCCCTGACCGTCGGAATTACCCTGGTGATCACCATGGTCGTGGTGATTCCGGCGGCCTTCATCCTCACCCGCCGTGAGGTGCGTGCACGCACCGGGTTACTCGCATGGCTGTTCGTCGCGTACCTGTTTCCCGACTTCCTGGTGGCCATTCCGCTGTATTCAGTGCTGCAGAGCATCGGGCTCTACGACACCGCGCTCGGACTCGCCCTGGCCTACCAGACCGCGGCTGTGCCACTGGCGATGTGGCTGATGCTGGCCTTTTTCCGCGCACTGCCGCCCGAGCTTTCCGAAGCGGCGACGCTCGATGGCTGCAGCACCTGGCGTACTTTGCGCTATGTGTCGCTACCGCTGGTGATTCCCGGAATTGCCACCACGGCAATCATTCTCGCGGTGAACATGTGGAACGAGGTCACCATCGCCCTTGCCCTGACATCGGCGAATCCGACCATTCCCATTCTCGCCTCCCGATACAAGGGATATGCGTCAGTGCACTGGGATCAGCTTGCCGCCGCCGCCCTGTTGACCAGCGCCCCCGTCCTGCTGTTCGCAGTATTCGTCCAGCGGTACATCGTTCGCGGTCTGACGGCTGGCATCGAACGATGA
- a CDS encoding ABC transporter substrate-binding protein, whose protein sequence is MTGAMDRRKFLRTSAVVAAALGGAAALAACAPETASSTVLRVGSTTDIDSLNPFTADSTQSDDVLQLVYDRLMAYDAQLNIQPSLATDVQVTDGGKTFTYTLRSGVKWHDGKDFSADDVVFTFLMVRDNDYGTYGAYLKNLTDVTKVGDNQIRLTYSQPQTLEPGVIMPIAPKHLWEGVAKGDLPKYANEKPVGTGPFSFVSWDKGSVATVVRNDSWWGTKPAAQKVTWTKFGSDDIVTQALRTGDIDIVPEVPPTIYTGLQNATDVKTTAMESFSFHMIGFNCSAAPGSKGNPILRDPVVRQALSCAVSRQQLVELALAGYGEPGTDLLPPAFGDFHFVPAPDAVLDNNPAKAKELLDKAGYTDRNGDGIRESKDGAPLEFRLLVIADTTVDMKAADLFVSAAKAIGVNFKLSSTDADSMGATVYNADTPDWDVMIWGWDSSFYDPSYLLGLATTDQIGGNNDTFWTDPRYDELYQQQATTIDRAARVKLVQEMQAIHYAACPYIVMWYQKKLTGTRTNTWTGWQPMNGGMILNFPRVNYLDVKPA, encoded by the coding sequence ATGACAGGTGCGATGGATCGTCGGAAGTTTCTTCGGACGTCGGCGGTTGTTGCCGCCGCCCTCGGTGGCGCGGCCGCCCTCGCGGCGTGTGCGCCGGAAACGGCGAGTAGCACGGTGTTGAGGGTCGGCTCGACCACCGACATCGACTCGCTGAACCCATTCACCGCGGACTCCACCCAATCCGATGACGTGCTGCAGCTCGTCTACGACCGACTGATGGCTTACGACGCTCAGCTCAATATCCAACCCTCGCTGGCCACCGATGTGCAGGTGACCGATGGCGGCAAGACCTTCACCTACACACTGCGGTCCGGCGTGAAGTGGCACGACGGCAAAGACTTCAGCGCCGACGATGTTGTGTTCACCTTTCTGATGGTGCGGGACAACGACTACGGCACATACGGGGCGTACCTCAAGAACTTGACCGATGTGACGAAGGTGGGGGACAACCAGATCCGGCTGACCTACTCGCAGCCGCAGACCCTGGAACCCGGCGTCATCATGCCGATCGCTCCCAAGCATCTCTGGGAGGGTGTCGCCAAGGGCGACTTGCCCAAATATGCCAACGAAAAGCCAGTCGGCACCGGGCCATTCAGCTTCGTATCGTGGGACAAGGGCAGCGTCGCCACCGTCGTCCGCAACGACTCGTGGTGGGGTACCAAGCCCGCGGCGCAGAAAGTCACCTGGACGAAGTTCGGGTCCGACGACATCGTCACGCAGGCGTTGCGCACCGGCGACATCGACATCGTCCCCGAGGTGCCGCCCACGATCTACACCGGTCTGCAGAACGCCACCGACGTCAAAACCACTGCGATGGAATCGTTCTCGTTCCACATGATCGGATTCAACTGTTCGGCCGCCCCCGGTTCGAAGGGCAACCCGATCTTGCGTGATCCGGTGGTCCGCCAGGCGTTGTCATGTGCCGTCAGCCGCCAGCAGCTCGTGGAGCTGGCTTTGGCGGGTTACGGAGAACCCGGGACCGATCTGCTGCCGCCGGCCTTCGGCGACTTCCACTTCGTCCCCGCACCCGACGCGGTGCTCGACAACAACCCGGCCAAGGCCAAGGAACTCTTGGACAAGGCCGGCTACACCGATCGCAACGGCGACGGCATTCGAGAGTCTAAAGATGGTGCGCCACTGGAGTTTCGGCTCTTGGTTATCGCCGACACCACAGTGGACATGAAGGCCGCAGATCTGTTCGTCAGTGCGGCTAAGGCCATCGGGGTCAACTTCAAGCTGTCCAGCACCGACGCCGACAGTATGGGGGCCACCGTCTACAACGCCGACACTCCCGACTGGGACGTGATGATCTGGGGTTGGGACTCCTCGTTCTATGACCCGTCATACCTGCTGGGGCTGGCCACCACCGATCAGATCGGGGGCAACAACGACACCTTCTGGACCGACCCCCGCTATGACGAGCTCTACCAACAACAGGCGACCACCATCGACCGTGCCGCCCGGGTCAAGCTGGTCCAGGAGATGCAGGCGATCCATTACGCCGCGTGCCCCTACATCGTGATGTGGTATCAGAAGAAGCTGACCGGGACCCGGACGAACACCTGGACGGGCTGGCAGCCGATGAACGGCGGCATGATTCTCAACTTCCCGCGGGTGAACTACCTCGACGTGAAGCCGGCCTGA